The following proteins come from a genomic window of Halorussus halophilus:
- a CDS encoding acyl-CoA dehydrogenase family protein encodes MSSGPIRYERLDAGRHCNYWELDPTLQFEARRVYPDDEFEWAQEVLAEFGEVLGHRMADTADRIDKDGHELKSFDEYGERLNEVEYHPLMAEQEEIAYEQFGITHDAFHAPPGREEPVGLSHTLLMQALLSYVDTGFCCPVSMTTGAAIVLDKFDDGELSEYFEGLTARDLTDHIEGAMFLTEEQGGSDVGANEVLAERTDEEGVYELYGEKWFCSNIDAEGSLALARTPDAPEGVPGLSLFLVPRTKPNGEVNESHFRRLKDKLGTISVPTGEIEFEGAEAYLVGEEQKGFKYMAEMMNFERLTNATGAVGVMGRALLEAKVRAAQREAFGNPIEEYPLMRRDLVDMSVDYEAAAVFSFEAARLLDERERVGDDSTAYQLMRLFIPVAKYKTARMVVDTTSYAMEILGGNGYVREHTTERLLRDAQVLPIWEGPSNVLALDVLRALERENAHEALVPHVQAKLDAVEQPVLAELADEIESEFRDLQNALGRLAMEDEEYAQYHAKRLADLIFDVVTAALLVEEAQWQLDEEENGRKALVAQRFVQTRFGEEEAYGINSGDRFAMEDDVFASIVKYAPIEPASLD; translated from the coding sequence ATGTCATCAGGGCCGATACGCTACGAACGACTGGACGCCGGACGACACTGCAACTACTGGGAACTTGACCCGACGCTCCAGTTCGAGGCACGGCGCGTCTATCCGGACGACGAGTTCGAGTGGGCACAAGAGGTCCTCGCGGAATTTGGGGAAGTACTCGGCCACCGAATGGCTGACACGGCCGACCGAATCGACAAGGACGGTCACGAACTCAAGTCGTTCGACGAGTACGGTGAGCGACTGAACGAGGTCGAGTATCACCCGCTGATGGCCGAACAGGAGGAAATCGCCTACGAGCAGTTCGGCATCACACACGACGCCTTCCACGCGCCGCCGGGCAGGGAGGAACCTGTCGGACTGAGCCACACCCTGTTGATGCAAGCACTACTGTCGTACGTCGATACCGGCTTCTGCTGTCCCGTCTCGATGACGACCGGTGCCGCAATCGTGCTGGACAAGTTCGACGATGGCGAGCTTTCTGAATACTTCGAGGGTCTGACTGCCCGCGACCTGACCGACCACATCGAGGGTGCGATGTTCCTCACCGAAGAGCAGGGCGGGTCCGATGTCGGTGCGAACGAGGTGCTCGCCGAGCGCACCGACGAGGAGGGCGTCTACGAACTCTACGGCGAGAAGTGGTTCTGCTCGAACATCGACGCCGAGGGTTCGCTGGCGCTCGCACGGACGCCCGACGCCCCGGAAGGCGTCCCGGGCCTCTCGCTCTTTCTGGTGCCCCGAACCAAGCCGAACGGCGAGGTCAACGAGTCGCACTTCCGGCGACTGAAGGACAAACTCGGGACCATCTCGGTGCCGACGGGCGAAATCGAGTTCGAGGGTGCCGAGGCGTATCTCGTCGGCGAGGAGCAGAAGGGGTTCAAGTACATGGCGGAGATGATGAACTTCGAGCGCCTGACGAACGCCACGGGTGCCGTCGGCGTGATGGGGCGCGCCCTGCTCGAAGCGAAGGTCCGGGCCGCCCAGCGGGAAGCGTTCGGCAACCCCATCGAGGAGTACCCGCTGATGCGCCGAGATTTGGTCGATATGTCGGTCGATTACGAGGCCGCGGCGGTGTTCTCCTTCGAAGCCGCGCGACTGCTAGACGAGCGCGAGCGAGTCGGCGACGACTCGACGGCGTACCAATTGATGCGACTGTTTATCCCCGTGGCGAAGTACAAAACCGCCAGAATGGTCGTAGACACCACGTCGTACGCGATGGAGATTCTTGGTGGCAACGGCTACGTCCGCGAGCATACGACCGAGCGACTGCTCCGCGACGCGCAGGTGCTTCCGATTTGGGAAGGCCCCTCGAACGTCCTCGCGCTGGACGTGCTTCGCGCGCTCGAACGGGAGAACGCCCACGAAGCGTTGGTGCCGCACGTGCAGGCAAAGTTGGATGCTGTCGAGCAGCCGGTCTTGGCGGAGTTGGCCGACGAAATCGAATCGGAGTTCCGCGACCTCCAGAATGCCTTGGGAAGACTTGCGATGGAGGACGAGGAGTATGCGCAGTACCACGCCAAACGATTGGCGGACCTGATTTTCGACGTGGTGACGGCCGCGTTGCTGGTCGAAGAAGCGCAGTGGCAACTGGACGAGGAGGAGAACGGTCGGAAAGCACTCGTCGCCCAGCGGTTCGTTCAGACGAGATTTGGGGAGGAGGAAGCGTATGGAATCAATTCGGGCGACCGATTTGCGATGGAAGACGACGTTTTTGCGTCTATCGTGAAGTACGCGCCAATCGAACCGGCGTCGCTCGATTAG
- a CDS encoding serpin family protein: protein MALRRREALGLTGALLAGLAGCTGSGDDQNSDTPTKTMTENNDTSEDETTRKTTTDTEEQDFERIEVPPFPKIDPVTDPELSEDLLADQIRGNVEFTLDLLSVLREDADSNLFFSPYSISVALAMTYAGAGSNTEKEMAEALHYVLDQERLHPAFGSLETEFEQRNEDGRETNRTTREGKDPGPAFEFTTGNAVWGQEEYPFREAYLELLDAYYQAGLNLVDFSGSPEEARTKINEWVAEQTNDRIEDLLPQGSIDQTTKLVLTNAVYFKSRWQHTFDEEDTTPKPFTALDGTTTKVPTMHQSLKTSHAQIDGHQLVELKYANYETSMVVVLPAEGEFESFEQKFTVDRLAIMLEQASQARVDLALPKFEIESEFSLVKTMQELGMEDAFSGAADFSGMADGGGGLSISDIRHKSFVSVDELGTEAAAATAVAVATSAPPKRVEMTVDRPFLFYIRDRPTETPLFVGRVTELGD from the coding sequence ATGGCCCTCCGACGACGCGAAGCCCTCGGACTGACCGGCGCGCTCCTCGCCGGACTGGCGGGATGTACGGGGAGCGGAGACGATCAGAACTCAGACACGCCGACGAAAACGATGACCGAGAACAACGACACGAGCGAAGACGAGACGACTCGGAAGACCACGACCGACACAGAGGAACAGGACTTCGAGCGAATCGAAGTGCCGCCATTTCCCAAAATCGACCCGGTGACTGACCCGGAGCTCTCCGAAGACCTTCTCGCAGACCAGATTCGAGGCAACGTCGAATTCACGCTCGACTTGCTCTCGGTCCTCCGCGAGGACGCCGATTCGAATCTGTTCTTCTCGCCGTACAGCATCTCTGTGGCACTCGCAATGACCTACGCGGGCGCTGGCTCGAACACCGAGAAAGAGATGGCCGAGGCACTGCACTACGTCCTCGACCAAGAGAGGCTACATCCAGCATTCGGGTCCTTGGAGACAGAGTTCGAACAGCGAAACGAGGACGGGAGAGAGACGAACCGGACGACCCGAGAAGGGAAAGACCCCGGCCCTGCCTTCGAGTTCACCACCGGAAACGCGGTCTGGGGCCAAGAGGAGTACCCCTTCCGCGAAGCGTACCTCGAACTGTTGGACGCCTACTATCAGGCGGGCCTGAATCTCGTGGACTTCAGCGGTTCTCCGGAGGAGGCTCGCACGAAAATCAACGAGTGGGTCGCCGAACAGACGAACGACCGAATCGAGGACCTGCTCCCGCAGGGGTCCATCGACCAGACGACGAAACTCGTGTTGACCAACGCCGTCTACTTCAAATCTCGCTGGCAACACACCTTCGACGAGGAAGACACGACGCCGAAACCGTTCACCGCGCTCGACGGGACGACCACGAAGGTGCCGACGATGCACCAGTCGCTGAAGACGAGCCACGCCCAAATCGACGGGCACCAACTGGTCGAACTCAAGTACGCCAACTACGAGACGAGCATGGTCGTGGTTCTCCCCGCCGAGGGCGAGTTCGAGAGTTTCGAGCAGAAGTTCACCGTGGACCGACTCGCCATCATGCTCGAACAGGCGAGTCAGGCCAGAGTGGACCTCGCGCTCCCGAAGTTCGAAATCGAGTCGGAGTTCAGTCTGGTGAAGACGATGCAGGAACTGGGCATGGAAGACGCCTTCTCAGGCGCGGCGGACTTCAGCGGGATGGCCGACGGCGGCGGTGGCCTCTCCATCAGCGACATCCGCCACAAGAGCTTCGTGTCGGTGGACGAACTCGGCACGGAAGCGGCCGCCGCGACGGCCGTGGCAGTCGCCACGAGTGCCCCGCCGAAGCGAGTCGAGATGACCGTGGACCGGCCGTTTCTGTTCTACATTCGGGACCGGCCTACGGAGACGCCGCTGTTCGTCGGGCGCGTAACGGAACTCGGTGACTGA
- a CDS encoding NADPH-dependent FMN reductase, with amino-acid sequence MEDTPHIAAICGSLRNSSVTRVALERALVGVERAGGEGELLDLREYDLPLYDGDEDDPGDSAELARKVREADAILLGTPVYHGSYSSPLKTALDYCGFDEFEHKTVGLLAVAGGSFPITALDHLRSVCRSLDAWVLPYEAAVPRSRGAVRDSEFTDDQLEVRVDRLGEEIVKYANIAPCPPSLESEENVGAE; translated from the coding sequence ATGGAAGATACCCCTCACATCGCCGCTATCTGTGGTAGTCTCCGGAACTCCAGCGTCACTCGGGTCGCACTCGAACGCGCGCTCGTCGGCGTCGAACGTGCAGGCGGCGAGGGCGAACTCCTCGACTTGCGCGAGTACGACTTACCGCTCTACGACGGCGACGAAGACGACCCCGGTGACTCGGCGGAACTGGCCCGAAAGGTGCGCGAGGCCGACGCAATCTTGCTCGGGACGCCCGTCTATCACGGGTCGTACTCCTCGCCGCTGAAGACCGCGCTCGACTACTGTGGCTTCGACGAGTTCGAACACAAGACGGTCGGACTGCTCGCCGTCGCTGGTGGGAGTTTCCCTATTACCGCACTCGACCACTTGCGCTCTGTCTGCCGGTCGTTGGACGCGTGGGTGCTGCCGTACGAGGCGGCAGTTCCGCGCTCGCGCGGCGCGGTTCGTGATAGCGAGTTCACCGACGACCAGCTAGAGGTGCGAGTCGATAGGTTAGGCGAAGAAATCGTGAAGTACGCCAACATCGCGCCGTGTCCGCCGTCGTTGGAGAGTGAGGAGAACGTCGGGGCGGAGTAG
- a CDS encoding outer membrane protein assembly factor BamB family protein: MAASASTVGAISGTPTSTDVVQAETNVQLTKFSDCITNKQSNDIAWSTDRNDTGLDVFDQEVNRYFDSKPNEKWRSKYGIGGLHSPIVKDGILYVSKSRPNSRTTAVNPANGEIIWRNTGKGRVPTSPILDQDRIYSVIDDSTIAASTVKNGKKDWEIEFPEETITSISGLNGLVLFGTHGQTPILGSLNAQTGKKCWKLELSSPAREVTGLEVQDDIIYYSCYGMKTDHPDIGIVGAVDSSSRQVLWEVRTTQPALGLSKTEKGVYVRTKGSVHAIDATTGQSRWSVHTHGGSSASPIVVKDTVYAGGLFKILAIDSESGSVKWTHEISSNNPHPIVAGNKVYFTADTVGGRSAIFSALNRNSGKKLWSVDVGKRRLSAPFLNDQLIHIAAQTLGQGNPGMESYEAKKAEIITFN, translated from the coding sequence GTGGCTGCGTCTGCTAGTACAGTAGGTGCGATTTCTGGTACTCCAACCAGTACTGATGTTGTCCAAGCAGAAACCAACGTTCAACTAACGAAGTTTTCTGATTGCATTACGAATAAACAATCCAACGACATTGCGTGGTCCACAGACCGCAACGATACGGGTCTAGATGTATTCGACCAGGAGGTGAATAGATATTTTGATTCAAAGCCTAACGAAAAGTGGCGATCTAAATACGGGATTGGTGGACTCCACTCTCCAATCGTAAAAGATGGCATATTGTATGTATCCAAATCAAGACCTAACTCAAGAACGACAGCAGTCAATCCAGCGAATGGTGAAATAATCTGGAGGAATACTGGAAAGGGCCGAGTACCAACATCTCCAATTCTAGACCAAGACCGGATCTACTCCGTGATTGATGATTCTACGATTGCCGCAAGTACAGTCAAGAATGGTAAAAAGGATTGGGAAATCGAATTTCCTGAAGAGACAATCACCTCAATTTCTGGGCTAAATGGGCTAGTTTTATTTGGGACTCATGGTCAGACTCCTATCCTTGGTTCTCTGAATGCACAGACCGGGAAGAAGTGCTGGAAATTGGAACTTTCATCTCCTGCAAGAGAAGTTACCGGACTTGAAGTCCAAGATGACATTATATACTATTCTTGCTATGGAATGAAAACTGACCATCCTGATATCGGAATAGTTGGAGCTGTTGACTCTAGTTCACGTCAAGTTCTTTGGGAAGTGAGAACTACCCAACCTGCACTCGGACTATCAAAAACTGAAAAAGGTGTGTACGTCCGAACAAAAGGGAGTGTACACGCAATAGATGCTACCACAGGTCAATCTCGTTGGAGCGTTCACACGCACGGCGGAAGTAGCGCTTCACCTATAGTTGTCAAGGATACAGTTTACGCTGGCGGGCTATTCAAAATATTGGCAATAGACTCTGAGTCAGGTTCTGTAAAGTGGACGCATGAAATCAGTAGTAACAACCCACATCCAATCGTTGCAGGTAACAAAGTTTACTTTACCGCTGATACAGTTGGGGGTCGCAGCGCCATCTTCTCAGCCTTGAATCGAAACTCAGGTAAAAAATTGTGGTCGGTCGATGTGGGAAAGCGCCGACTAAGCGCGCCATTTCTGAATGATCAGCTGATTCACATCGCTGCACAAACTTTGGGTCAAGGCAATCCAGGGATGGAGTCTTACGAAGCTAAAAAAGCCGAGATAATAACCTTCAATTAA
- a CDS encoding thymidine kinase: MHKITNSGWVEVVTGCMFSGKTEELLRRLRRAEIAGQEVAVFKPSLDDRYGEGTVGSHNGRQWDATIVNPEENVWDITEELNGEQVVAIDEANFFTNELVEVCEELAADGRRVIISGTDQTFRAEPFEPLPQLITLAEYVDKYQAICTQCGEPASRNQRLIDGEPAHVDDPTIMVGAEESYEARCRNCHTLRTD; encoded by the coding sequence ATGCACAAAATTACGAACAGCGGGTGGGTCGAGGTGGTCACCGGCTGTATGTTCTCCGGGAAGACTGAGGAGCTACTCCGACGCCTTCGCAGAGCGGAAATCGCCGGACAGGAGGTCGCCGTCTTCAAGCCGTCGTTGGACGACCGCTACGGAGAGGGGACCGTCGGCTCGCACAACGGCCGCCAGTGGGACGCTACTATCGTCAATCCCGAGGAGAACGTCTGGGACATCACCGAGGAACTCAACGGGGAGCAGGTCGTCGCCATCGACGAGGCGAACTTCTTCACGAACGAACTCGTAGAAGTCTGTGAGGAACTCGCCGCGGACGGCCGACGCGTGATAATTTCTGGGACCGACCAAACGTTCCGCGCCGAACCGTTCGAACCGCTCCCGCAACTCATCACGCTCGCCGAGTACGTCGATAAGTATCAGGCAATCTGCACCCAGTGTGGCGAACCCGCGAGTCGCAACCAGCGACTCATCGACGGCGAACCGGCCCACGTAGACGACCCCACCATCATGGTCGGGGCCGAAGAGTCCTACGAAGCACGATGTCGCAACTGTCATACTCTCCGAACCGACTAG